The following proteins come from a genomic window of Bradyrhizobium paxllaeri:
- a CDS encoding phasin — MTAETNSVLNTVKEAFAPVTEAFTKLQNLEVPEAAREFVKKQAETAKVRAADFHAGSEKVTAAIETAVAGSVTEAAKISRNIQQALYQDAEAFFAGIDKLASAKSLSEAAQIQSDLVRARGEVLVSRAKASSEYLGKLVADGAKTAQDNFSKVYSKTA; from the coding sequence ATGACCGCCGAAACCAATTCCGTGCTGAACACCGTCAAGGAAGCCTTCGCGCCCGTCACCGAGGCGTTCACCAAGCTCCAGAACCTGGAAGTTCCGGAAGCCGCCCGTGAGTTCGTGAAGAAGCAGGCCGAGACCGCGAAGGTTCGCGCTGCCGACTTCCATGCCGGTTCCGAGAAGGTCACCGCCGCGATCGAGACCGCCGTTGCCGGTTCGGTCACCGAGGCCGCCAAGATCAGCCGCAACATCCAGCAGGCGCTGTACCAGGACGCGGAAGCGTTCTTCGCCGGCATCGACAAGCTCGCTTCGGCCAAGTCGCTGAGCGAAGCCGCCCAGATCCAGTCGGACCTGGTCCGTGCGCGCGGCGAAGTGCTCGTCTCGCGGGCGAAGGCCTCCAGCGAGTATCTCGGCAAGCTCGTCGCCGACGGTGCCAAGACCGCGCAGGACAATTTCTCCAAGGTCTATTCCAAGACCGCCTGA
- a CDS encoding DUF445 domain-containing protein, which translates to MTLPATFVIDTPGDAARAAELRRVKLLATGVLAATFVVFLGAKALVPVHPVFGFIAAFAEAATIGGLADWYAVVALFKRPLGLPIPHTAIIQSNQHRIADKLGEFIEQHFLEAAPVEAKLRQIDFGSFIADWLRDRKRSEDLARFALRLLPEAVAATENSGLMTFVSRRITAQLMAIDLAPLAAGTLRTFVKEGRHQGLLDDLLRGVHETMTQAETMAMIREKIRAELPTLLKLYRADKFLVNKIVASATAFFEEVRSDPAHPFRGEFDRMVLTFVDRLGTDPVYAEKIAGLKRDLLARPELAGLARHIWANVRSFFERSASGETQVLEQYLVRMFVTAGEALAGDAELRAEINQGLVAVLRTVVAEQKSGVSTFISDQVKSWDMGQLISLIEINIGRDLQYIRFNGSLIGGLAGLALYTLEYLLRLL; encoded by the coding sequence ATGACGCTTCCCGCCACCTTCGTCATCGACACGCCCGGCGACGCCGCGCGCGCCGCCGAGTTGCGGCGCGTGAAGTTGCTGGCGACAGGAGTGTTGGCGGCGACGTTTGTCGTTTTCCTTGGCGCGAAGGCGCTGGTGCCGGTACATCCGGTATTCGGCTTCATCGCGGCCTTTGCCGAGGCCGCTACCATCGGCGGTCTCGCCGACTGGTACGCCGTGGTCGCGCTGTTCAAACGGCCGCTGGGCCTGCCGATCCCGCACACCGCGATCATCCAGAGCAACCAGCACCGCATCGCCGACAAGCTCGGCGAATTCATCGAACAGCATTTCCTCGAAGCCGCGCCCGTCGAAGCAAAACTGCGGCAGATCGATTTCGGCTCGTTCATTGCCGACTGGCTCCGCGACCGCAAACGCAGCGAGGATCTCGCGCGCTTTGCGCTGCGGCTGTTGCCCGAGGCGGTGGCGGCGACCGAGAATTCCGGCCTGATGACCTTCGTCAGCCGCCGCATCACGGCGCAACTGATGGCGATCGATCTGGCGCCGCTCGCCGCCGGCACCTTGCGTACGTTCGTGAAGGAAGGCCGCCACCAGGGCCTGCTCGACGATCTCCTGCGCGGCGTGCACGAGACGATGACGCAGGCCGAGACCATGGCGATGATCCGGGAGAAGATCCGCGCCGAATTGCCGACGCTCTTGAAACTCTATCGCGCCGACAAGTTTCTGGTGAACAAGATCGTGGCTTCCGCCACCGCGTTCTTCGAGGAAGTCCGCAGCGATCCTGCGCATCCGTTCCGCGGCGAGTTCGACCGGATGGTGCTGACCTTCGTCGATCGTCTCGGCACCGATCCGGTGTATGCCGAGAAGATCGCCGGCCTGAAGCGCGATCTGCTGGCGCGGCCCGAACTGGCCGGCCTTGCGCGCCACATCTGGGCGAACGTGCGCTCCTTCTTCGAGCGCAGCGCCTCAGGCGAGACGCAGGTGCTGGAGCAGTATCTCGTGCGCATGTTCGTAACCGCAGGCGAGGCCTTGGCGGGTGACGCCGAACTGCGCGCCGAAATCAACCAGGGTCTCGTGGCGGTGCTGCGAACCGTCGTCGCCGAACAGAAGAGCGGCGTCTCGACCTTCATCTCCGATCAGGTCAAGTCGTGGGACATGGGGCAGTTAATCTCGCTCATCGAGATCAATATCGGCCGCGACCTGCAATACATCCGATTCAACGGCTCGCTGATCGGCGGGCTTGCAGGGCTGGCGCTCTACACCCTCGAATATCTGCTGCGGCTGCTGTGA
- a CDS encoding GNAT family N-acetyltransferase gives MSETRSYPRHVKTDGGDIEFRLMARADEPAVLAFAQKLPTHDLLFLPRNISQPKVLSAWVNEIERGAITSLLAVKDGTVVGCGTLVCDPHSWSPHVGGIRMVVSLDVRGQGVGRALSQETFALALGAGLERLTVQMTVDQQAAIALFESLGFKAEALLRDHVRDVDGKKHDIVVLGHNVAQVRAQLEAYGVPGAVQH, from the coding sequence ATGAGCGAGACACGTTCCTATCCCCGCCACGTCAAGACCGACGGGGGCGACATCGAATTTCGACTGATGGCCCGCGCCGACGAGCCCGCGGTGCTGGCGTTTGCGCAAAAGCTGCCGACGCATGATCTGCTGTTCCTGCCGCGCAATATCAGCCAGCCAAAGGTGCTGTCGGCCTGGGTCAACGAGATCGAGCGCGGCGCCATCACGAGCCTGCTGGCGGTGAAGGATGGAACGGTGGTCGGCTGCGGCACGCTAGTTTGCGACCCGCATTCCTGGTCGCCCCATGTCGGCGGCATCCGGATGGTGGTGTCGCTGGATGTCCGCGGGCAGGGGGTCGGCCGGGCGCTCTCCCAGGAGACCTTTGCGCTGGCGCTTGGGGCCGGGCTGGAAAGGCTGACGGTACAGATGACGGTCGACCAGCAGGCGGCGATCGCCCTGTTCGAGAGCCTGGGCTTCAAGGCCGAGGCCCTGCTGCGGGACCACGTCCGGGACGTCGACGGCAAGAAGCACGACATCGTCGTGCTCGGGCACAATGTGGCGCAGGTCCGGGCACAGCTCGAGGCCTATGGGGTCCCCGGGGCGGTCCAGCACTAG